One genomic segment of Pedobacter endophyticus includes these proteins:
- a CDS encoding RagB/SusD family nutrient uptake outer membrane protein, which translates to MKFLNKSLIIAAIILAIAGCKKLDIAPTDRFSDLTFWTVDINVTNALNNNYSLLYNSNLYFEPEALSDNAYSPSGDLNLIASGNATSLTAKFAGDWASYYKTIKSVNIFLENVDQNKTLPQATIARMKAENQFMRAFALFNLTKWYGDVPLPDHDLTPEEAQVIPRTSKAAVVDYIVSQLEEAIPNLPSKDQLPASENGRITKGAALALQMRTLLYQGNRMQEVVTICEKLINNQATYGTYSLTPSYSALFSDPATNTTNNESILSLQYVPAVRTWQNFWDFAPRTVGGRVSNMAPTQELVDDYIMLNGKGIKEAGSGYVESNPYVNRDPRLTATVVYDRYSWVNPDNTTKTIYIRPGSDPVQPGLDEYSPGSQSASATGYYWRKYFDPSALSSFVSGNNLHLFRYAEVLLTYAEAKNSLGQMDAAVWAKTIGALRARAGFTDAAALSFPSGDLTNVIRRERRAELAMEGLRVDDIRRWKVAEVTMNGFAHGAKFAADQTIDGGYIRTQQRKFNPQRDYLWAIPSSEIGLNKNLTQNPGYQ; encoded by the coding sequence ATGAAATTTTTAAATAAAAGCCTCATCATAGCTGCCATCATCCTTGCAATTGCAGGATGTAAGAAGCTGGATATCGCCCCAACGGATAGGTTTTCGGACTTAACCTTCTGGACAGTGGATATCAACGTAACCAATGCCTTAAATAATAATTATAGCCTGCTGTACAACAGTAATCTATATTTTGAACCCGAGGCGCTTTCAGATAATGCCTATTCTCCATCGGGCGATTTAAACCTCATTGCCAGTGGCAACGCAACATCGCTTACGGCGAAATTTGCCGGCGATTGGGCGAGTTATTATAAAACCATCAAGTCGGTAAACATATTTTTAGAAAATGTAGATCAGAACAAAACGCTTCCGCAGGCAACCATTGCACGCATGAAGGCCGAAAACCAGTTTATGCGGGCATTTGCGCTGTTTAACCTAACTAAATGGTATGGCGATGTGCCGCTTCCAGATCACGATTTAACGCCGGAAGAAGCACAAGTGATTCCACGCACTTCCAAAGCAGCAGTAGTAGATTATATAGTGAGCCAACTAGAGGAAGCTATTCCCAACTTGCCGAGCAAAGACCAGCTGCCAGCGAGCGAAAACGGCCGCATAACCAAAGGCGCAGCGCTTGCTTTACAAATGCGCACATTGTTGTATCAGGGAAACAGGATGCAGGAAGTTGTAACCATTTGCGAAAAACTGATTAATAACCAGGCAACTTACGGCACCTATTCACTAACGCCAAGTTACAGTGCCTTGTTCAGCGATCCCGCGACTAATACAACCAACAACGAAAGCATATTGTCGCTTCAATATGTGCCTGCGGTAAGAACATGGCAAAATTTCTGGGACTTTGCACCGAGAACTGTCGGCGGCAGGGTGAGCAATATGGCACCAACGCAAGAGTTGGTAGATGATTATATTATGCTCAATGGAAAAGGAATTAAAGAGGCCGGTTCGGGCTATGTAGAAAGCAACCCGTACGTAAACCGCGACCCAAGGCTTACGGCAACGGTAGTTTACGATCGATATAGCTGGGTAAATCCCGATAATACGACAAAAACGATTTACATCAGGCCCGGTTCAGATCCGGTTCAGCCCGGCCTTGACGAATATTCGCCTGGCTCGCAAAGTGCATCGGCAACGGGCTATTACTGGCGGAAATATTTTGATCCCAGCGCATTATCGAGTTTTGTATCGGGCAATAACCTGCATTTATTCCGTTATGCCGAAGTTTTATTGACCTATGCCGAGGCCAAGAATAGTCTTGGTCAAATGGATGCGGCAGTTTGGGCAAAAACAATTGGTGCGCTTCGTGCAAGGGCAGGGTTTACCGATGCTGCGGCATTGAGTTTTCCCTCGGGCGATTTAACCAACGTGATCCGTCGAGAGCGTAGGGCAGAATTGGCCATGGAAGGATTGAGAGTGGATGACATCAGGCGATGGAAAGTGGCCGAAGTGACGATGAACGGCTTCGCCCACGGCGCAAAGTTTGCAGCCGACCAAACCATCGATGGGGGATACATCAGAACCCAGCAACGCAAATTTAATCCCCAAAGAGATTATTTATGGGCGATTCCCTCAAGTGAAATCGGCCTCAATAAAAATTTAACTCAGAACCCAGGATATCAATAA
- a CDS encoding SusE domain-containing protein encodes MKTLKIVFGLWFACIALSSCKKDERALNENIGAVGALNLPSDQASIKLTPSDATATQQFKWAAATPDDGGLVLYEVAFDKDGGDFANPVFKVVSDGAGVQPQVTISHKDLTKIAALCGINSSSTGKVRWTVIASKASNAKPGQESRTLQLERPAGFAEVPTELYLTGSATEAGDDLAKALKFKKLEEGVFEIYTSLKPGTYQLTNKAGDGGRKFFAEGTQIKEGTSSVTVSGSTKAYYLKYDFNVAAVVEATEIQSVGLFMSAYAAEIGQLAYVANGVWQSGNIPVEFYQFSWGRDERYKFALHTSAGIKYMGSSNVNNVSPVGQSASYFYLNPVTNDQWNNTYKFNPAADNKSVKAMLNFGSGGAYTHSIVVQ; translated from the coding sequence ATGAAAACTTTAAAAATAGTATTCGGCTTGTGGTTTGCATGCATTGCACTAAGCTCATGTAAAAAGGATGAAAGAGCGTTAAACGAGAACATCGGCGCTGTTGGCGCGTTAAACTTACCATCCGATCAGGCAAGCATTAAATTAACCCCTTCTGATGCTACTGCGACGCAGCAGTTTAAATGGGCGGCGGCCACACCAGACGACGGCGGGCTGGTTCTTTACGAGGTGGCTTTTGATAAAGACGGCGGCGACTTTGCTAATCCCGTTTTTAAAGTCGTGTCTGATGGAGCAGGCGTGCAACCGCAGGTAACCATCTCTCATAAAGACTTAACAAAAATAGCGGCCCTGTGCGGCATCAATTCATCATCTACCGGAAAGGTGAGGTGGACGGTTATCGCATCGAAAGCGAGCAACGCCAAACCCGGACAGGAAAGCAGAACACTTCAGCTCGAACGCCCGGCAGGATTTGCTGAAGTGCCAACCGAACTCTATTTAACCGGGTCGGCTACCGAAGCGGGCGATGACTTGGCTAAGGCACTTAAGTTTAAAAAACTCGAAGAAGGTGTATTCGAAATTTATACCTCTTTAAAACCGGGCACTTATCAGCTCACCAATAAAGCGGGCGACGGAGGTCGGAAATTCTTCGCTGAAGGGACGCAGATTAAAGAAGGAACCTCGTCAGTCACCGTATCGGGCAGCACCAAAGCCTATTATTTAAAATACGATTTCAATGTTGCTGCGGTTGTTGAGGCTACCGAAATTCAAAGCGTTGGATTGTTTATGTCGGCCTACGCCGCAGAAATTGGTCAATTGGCTTATGTAGCCAATGGCGTTTGGCAATCGGGAAATATTCCGGTAGAGTTTTACCAATTTTCGTGGGGAAGAGATGAACGCTACAAATTTGCGCTGCATACCTCGGCTGGTATTAAGTATATGGGAAGCAGCAATGTAAACAATGTGAGCCCGGTTGGGCAATCGGCCTCGTACTTTTATCTCAATCCGGTAACCAACGATCAATGGAACAATACCTACAAATTTAACCCTGCAGCAGATAACAAAAGCGTTAAGGCAATGTTAAACTTCGGTTCTGGCGGTGCTTACACCCACAGTATTGTTGTTCAATAA
- a CDS encoding glycoside hydrolase family 76 protein — translation MKKIIRNTCLIFALFLYASCKKDPAPVPVTPPPVTPPVTPGTTVNYLQQAKETHTFTVNNLLTASYGYRANTTTHSNNCYEWYNVSQIYADAAMVSLGETTYLAYMNNTFKFMENMWDKRDLRGGYFASVNLDGSGAAGDKYVDDNALTGIVFLEAAEVTTGADKQAYLAKAKACGDWLINSGLWDNVYGGGFYWNTAKPEKPTQTNGLALQLFLKLYSLTGDAIYRDWAVQVNTWLNTKMFDTNTGLYIWKIDGAGDGVKHNEKFTYDNAIMVEAFILYSKIMNDAAYLTKAQSLGRAMNNTLWNALYKGYVFNTAETRINPAWCAWGSQAMIRLYETDKNESWLVYAKENINRLNIANRNTTNFGYYFFAGFDGQNRSTEMETVDQAWMQRIQALLSKY, via the coding sequence ATGAAAAAAATCATTAGAAATACCTGCCTGATATTTGCGTTGTTTCTTTATGCCTCGTGCAAAAAAGATCCGGCACCGGTACCCGTTACGCCGCCGCCGGTTACCCCGCCTGTTACGCCGGGCACAACAGTAAATTATCTTCAACAGGCAAAAGAAACCCACACCTTTACCGTAAACAACCTGTTAACTGCCAGTTATGGGTATCGGGCCAATACCACAACACATTCAAACAATTGTTACGAATGGTACAACGTGAGTCAAATTTATGCCGATGCAGCAATGGTAAGCCTCGGCGAAACCACCTATCTGGCCTACATGAACAATACTTTTAAGTTTATGGAGAACATGTGGGACAAAAGAGACCTGCGAGGCGGGTATTTTGCATCGGTAAATCTTGATGGCTCGGGCGCTGCCGGAGATAAATATGTTGATGACAACGCCTTAACAGGTATTGTTTTTCTCGAAGCCGCAGAAGTAACCACTGGCGCCGATAAGCAAGCTTATTTGGCTAAGGCAAAGGCTTGTGGCGACTGGCTCATTAACAGTGGCTTATGGGACAACGTGTACGGAGGCGGATTTTACTGGAATACGGCTAAGCCCGAAAAACCCACGCAAACCAATGGGCTGGCATTGCAACTGTTTTTAAAGCTATACAGTTTAACTGGCGATGCCATCTACCGCGATTGGGCCGTACAGGTAAACACCTGGCTAAACACCAAAATGTTTGATACCAACACTGGCCTCTATATCTGGAAGATTGATGGCGCTGGAGATGGTGTGAAGCATAATGAAAAATTCACTTACGATAACGCCATTATGGTTGAAGCCTTTATATTGTACAGTAAAATAATGAACGATGCCGCTTACCTAACCAAAGCACAGAGCCTTGGCCGGGCAATGAACAACACCTTATGGAATGCATTATATAAAGGCTATGTTTTTAACACAGCCGAAACGCGGATTAACCCGGCGTGGTGTGCCTGGGGCTCGCAAGCGATGATTCGCCTTTACGAAACAGACAAAAACGAAAGCTGGCTGGTATACGCTAAAGAAAATATCAACCGTTTAAATATTGCCAACAGAAATACAACTAATTTCGGCTATTATTTCTTTGCCGGCTTTGATGGGCAAAACCGCTCAACGGAAATGGAAACTGTAGATCAGGCCTGGATGCAGCGGATTCAGGCGCTCTTGTCGAAATATTAA
- a CDS encoding GH92 family glycosyl hydrolase: protein MKIGYKSALPLIILLFLMPAAFAQDVLKYVNPNIGTAHSRWFFYTPAAVPYGMAKLAPSTNGSYGNNQGWEAVGYDTRHNSIEGFVHFHEWQVGGISFMPTAGTLKTVPGELEKPGSGYRSAFDRKNEVAQPGYYSVLLDDFNIKAELTATKRVGFHRYTFPKSNTSRIILSVGNVQGESGPITDASVEMIDDTHFQGFVITYPKYVKTYDEGGKVAMYFFGELGKKPAEVGALSKTDAIANQKSSQGIGAGLFLNYTTQQNEQIEIKVGLSYTSIQNAKLNLQTEAANLTFAQAKAAAQNEWRSEMAKLKVSGKNEADKTKFYTGLYHALLGRGIASDVNGNFPRHDGTIGQLPKDAKGKFSYNFMNTDAIWGGFWNLTQLWALSYPSHYSDFVHTQLEIYKERGWFGDGIANSNFVSGVGTNFVGLAIAGAYQANIRDYDLDLAYKAVLGNELNYKNRLVGSGKMDTKSFVSRGFVPFLDADKTDSTGAHFSGSHTLEYSFSAFAAAQLAKKMGKTADYNKLINLSNGWKLIFDQDLKLVHPKDENGNFIDKFDPLEAWRGFQEGNATQYTFYVPQNPEGLIQAIGRKTFTERLNGIFQTSQKNAFGGGKTIDAFAGIQSLYNHGNQPNLHISWLFNYSAAPWLTQKWTRAICDEFYGIESIHGYGYGQDEDQGQLGSWYVMASMGLFDVKGLTDARPTIQIGSPVFDKSEIQLGNGKRLVIETKNNSKENVYVQSALWNGKALNNAWLYRDVLMNGGTLVLTMGSKPNQTWGVKLPPPSVQ from the coding sequence ATGAAAATAGGTTATAAATCAGCACTTCCCTTAATTATCTTGCTCTTCCTTATGCCCGCGGCGTTTGCCCAGGACGTTTTAAAATATGTAAATCCAAACATCGGTACTGCACACAGCAGGTGGTTTTTTTACACGCCCGCCGCCGTTCCGTACGGAATGGCCAAATTGGCGCCATCAACAAATGGAAGTTATGGAAACAACCAGGGATGGGAGGCCGTAGGGTACGATACCCGCCACAACTCGATAGAGGGTTTTGTCCATTTTCACGAATGGCAAGTTGGCGGAATCAGTTTTATGCCAACAGCAGGAACGCTAAAAACCGTGCCCGGCGAATTAGAGAAGCCGGGAAGTGGATACCGGTCGGCCTTCGATCGTAAGAATGAAGTTGCACAGCCGGGCTACTATTCGGTACTGTTAGATGATTTTAATATAAAAGCAGAGCTCACCGCTACAAAACGGGTCGGTTTCCATCGCTATACCTTTCCTAAGAGCAACACTTCGAGGATCATTTTATCCGTTGGCAATGTTCAGGGCGAAAGCGGCCCAATTACCGATGCATCTGTGGAAATGATTGATGATACGCATTTTCAGGGCTTCGTGATTACTTATCCGAAATATGTAAAAACCTATGATGAGGGCGGGAAAGTGGCCATGTATTTTTTTGGAGAACTTGGTAAAAAGCCCGCAGAAGTTGGCGCCTTAAGTAAAACAGACGCTATTGCCAATCAAAAATCATCACAAGGAATAGGTGCAGGTTTGTTCCTCAACTATACTACGCAACAAAATGAGCAGATTGAAATTAAGGTTGGCCTTTCTTACACTTCCATTCAAAATGCAAAGCTAAATCTCCAAACAGAAGCAGCGAACTTAACCTTTGCCCAGGCAAAAGCGGCCGCCCAAAACGAGTGGCGCAGCGAAATGGCAAAACTTAAGGTTTCAGGTAAAAACGAAGCCGATAAAACAAAATTTTATACCGGGCTTTACCATGCTTTACTCGGTAGGGGCATAGCCAGCGATGTGAACGGGAACTTTCCACGTCACGATGGTACAATTGGCCAGTTACCCAAAGATGCGAAAGGGAAATTCAGCTATAACTTTATGAATACCGATGCCATTTGGGGCGGATTTTGGAACCTTACACAATTGTGGGCACTATCGTACCCCTCGCATTACAGCGATTTTGTACATACACAACTAGAAATTTATAAGGAGCGGGGTTGGTTTGGCGATGGTATCGCAAACAGCAACTTCGTTTCGGGCGTAGGTACAAACTTTGTTGGTCTGGCCATTGCGGGCGCTTATCAGGCCAATATCCGCGATTATGATTTGGATTTAGCCTATAAAGCCGTGCTGGGCAACGAGCTCAATTATAAAAACCGATTGGTTGGATCGGGAAAAATGGACACCAAAAGCTTTGTATCGCGAGGATTTGTTCCGTTTTTGGATGCTGATAAAACCGATTCTACAGGCGCTCATTTCTCTGGCTCCCATACGCTCGAATACAGCTTCAGCGCCTTTGCTGCGGCACAACTGGCTAAAAAGATGGGTAAAACGGCCGATTACAATAAACTCATCAATTTATCTAATGGCTGGAAACTGATTTTTGATCAAGACCTTAAACTTGTGCATCCTAAGGATGAAAACGGAAATTTTATTGATAAGTTCGATCCCTTAGAGGCATGGCGGGGCTTTCAGGAAGGCAATGCCACACAATATACGTTTTACGTTCCGCAAAATCCCGAAGGTTTAATTCAGGCAATCGGGCGCAAAACTTTTACTGAGCGTTTAAATGGAATTTTTCAAACGTCTCAAAAAAATGCCTTTGGAGGCGGAAAAACGATCGACGCCTTTGCAGGTATTCAATCGCTCTATAACCACGGCAACCAGCCAAACCTCCATATTAGCTGGTTGTTCAATTATTCAGCTGCACCGTGGCTTACACAAAAATGGACGCGGGCAATATGCGATGAATTTTATGGCATCGAAAGCATCCACGGGTATGGTTATGGGCAGGATGAAGATCAGGGACAACTCGGCTCCTGGTACGTAATGGCCTCAATGGGTCTGTTTGATGTGAAGGGTTTAACCGACGCCAGACCAACAATCCAGATCGGAAGCCCCGTTTTTGATAAATCCGAAATTCAGCTTGGCAATGGAAAGCGCCTGGTAATCGAAACTAAAAACAACTCAAAGGAGAACGTTTACGTGCAGTCGGCCCTGTGGAACGGCAAGGCATTAAATAACGCATGGCTGTATCGCGACGTATTAATGAATGGCGGTACGCTGGTATTAACTATGGGCAGCAAGCCCAACCAAACCTGGGGTGTTAAGCTTCCGCCGCCCTCAGTGCAATAA